The genome window GGGGCAATGCCGATCCGCAGGCGGGCGTAGTCGCGGGTGCCTAACGTGGACTCGATGGACTTGAGCCCGTTGTGCCCGCCGGCACTCCCGGCGGCACGCAGGCGCAGCGTCCCGATGGGGATGGCCACCTCGTCGACGAGCACGAGCAGGTGGTGGAGTCCTGAGAACTCGAGGCGGCGCAGGTAGGGACGCAGGGCGACGCCGCTCAGGTTCATGTACGTCTGTGGCTTGATGAGCCGCACGCGCGCGTCGCCAATCAGGCCATCGGCGACCAGCGCGTCTCCTTCCTGGCGCCAGGGGGCGAAACGCCAAACGTCGGCGAGGTGGTCGAGTGCCCACCAGCCGACGTTGTGACGCGTGCCGTCGTACTTTCGCCCCGGATTCCCGAGGCCGACGATGATCTTCACCTACAGGGGCGTTGCGGGCCGAAGGGCTACTTCTTCGCCTCGGCCTCTTCGTCCGCCTTCGCCTTGCGAATGAGCTCCGGCTCGGCGCCAGTCGCTTCGCCCGTCGCGGCGGTGCCCTCATCGCTCGCCTTCGACGCGCTGACCGTCAGCACCGTGTCGCCGCCGCCGTTGAGCACCTCGACCCCGGCCGGGATCGTGAGGTCGCTGACGTGGACCGATCCACCGACGTTGATGTTGGTGACATCGACTTCGATGCGGCTCGGGATGTTCGCCGGGTCGACGCGGCACTCGAGCTCCTGCGTCACCTGCGTCAGGATGCCGGCGCTGAGGCGCACACCGATGGACGTTCCCGTGATCACGATCGGGATGTTGACCGTCACCAACTCGCCGGCGACCAGTTCCTGGAAGTCGACGTGGATGATGGCGCGCTTGACCGGATGGCGCTGGATGTCACGGATGAGCGTGCGCGACATGGTCCCGTCCACGGCCAGCTCGATGACCGTCGTCTCCGCGGAGACGCGATCGAGCAGGCGGCTGAGCTCGCGAGCGTCCACCGAGAGAGCCTGCGACGCGCGCGCATGGCCGTAGATGACAGCCGGGACGCGGCCGTCACGGCGCAGCGAGCGGGCGACACCCTTACCAGTGCCGGTGCGCGCGGAAGCGGAGAGAGATGCAGTTGCCATGACTCAGAGGACGAGAGGACGGGAAGACGAGAAGACGAGTTGTATCAATCAAAGAGCGAACTGACGGACTGCTCGCTGTGGGTGAAGCGGATGGCCTTGGCCAGCAGCTCCCCAACCGACAGCACCGTCAGGCGGTCAAACTTCTTGCTGGGATCGAGGGCGATCGAGTCGGTGACGACGATCTCCGCGATCGGTGCGCTCTTCAGGCGCTCCACGGCCGGGCCGGAGAGGAGCGCGTGCGTCGCGCACACGTAGATGTCCTTCGCCCCTAACGCCTTGAGGGCGCGCGCAGCCTCGGACACCGTTCCTGCCGTGTCGATCATGTCATCGGGGATGATGCAATCCTTCCCCTCGACGTCACCGACCACGTTCACTACTTCCGACACATTGGCACTCGGTCGCCGCTTGTCGATGATGGCCAAGGTGGCATTCAACCGCTTGCCGAACCCTCGCGCCATCTTCGCCGATCCCACATCCGGCGCCACGATCACCAAGTCCTTCAACTGCTTCTTCTTGAAGTGATTCACCAAAACCGGCGCTGCATACAGGTGATCGACAGGCTTGTCGAAGAACCCTTGCAGCTGGTGCTGGTGAAAATCCAACCCGAGTACCCGATCGGCCCCCGCCTTCTCGATCATGTTCGCCATCAGCTTGGCGCCGATCGCGACGCGAGGCTGGTCCTTTCGGTCCTGCCGCGAGTATCCGTAATACGGCATCACGCAGGTGATGCGCGCCGCCGACGCGCGCCGCACGGCATCCATCAGGAGCAACAGCTCGATGATGTTGTCCGCCGGTGGATTCGTCGGTTGGACGATGAAGACATCCGCACCGCGAATGTTCTCATCGATTCGCACGAAGATCTCGCCGTCCGCGAACTTCGACGTCGTGACCCGTGCGAGGTCGACCCCGAGGTTGCGCGCGATTTCTTCGGCGAGCCCCCTGTTGGCGTTTCCCGAGATCAGCTTGAAACCGCGGAGTACGCCGGGCAGATGGTCCATTGCCGTAGAGCCTTTAAGCCTAGTGGGGACTGATAGTTATGTCAACGAACGACGAACGGCACACAACGGACGGCCCCGACGCGTCGTCGCGTGTCCGCGACGCCATCGCCTCGACCGATCCGCCCGGGTGACGTCCTGATTGGCCCTGGTGGATTCGAACCACCATTCGCAGATCCAAAGTCTGCTGTCCTGCCATTGAACGAAGGGCCAGCACGCCCCAGCCAGCCCACGAAGCTAGTCGTCCACGCGCACGGGCTCAACGTGGCCCGCGGTTGACGTCTCGATCAGCTGCGCATCCTCTCCCCCGGACTCGCTCGCCTGGATCCCGATCGCCACCTCACGGCCGCCGCTGTCCGACGGGCGCTCGTCGATCGCGGGTAGCGCAAACACCGTGGCCCCTGACCCGCTCATGAGCGTGACCGGGAAGACCTCGCGAATCTCCGGATGCCGCATCCCTTCGACGACGCCCCGAATGACCGCGTGCCGCGGAAGCACGACGCGCTCGAACTCGTTGTACGCCATCAGTTCCACGTCGGCCCAGCGCGACAACTGCTCCGGCCGATAGGCGATCGCCCTCGCCGCCTCGGCCGGCTCCTCCGAGAGCCAGCGATACGCATCGGCGGTCGCGACCCCGGTCGAAAAGGCGAACAGGAGACAGGGGCGCTCGGGGAGGGGAGGGAGCGGCATGAGCCGGTCGCCACGGCCCCAGGCGAGAGCGAGCGGCGAGGACTCCTGCGTGAGGAACGGGACGTCGGCACCGAGTGCGGAGCCTAAGCGCAGGAGGTGAAACGTCGGCAGTGGCGCGGGGGCCATTGCGTTGAGCGCCCGGAGCACCGCCCCGGCGTCGGCGCTCCCTCCGCCGAGCCCCCCTCCAACCGGGATCTGCTTGTCGATCTCGATCGAGAAGCCGGTGTTCCATCCGCTGGCCTCGAGAAAGGCGAGTGCGGCGCGCCAGGCGAGGTTCTTCTCCGTGGGCCCGAGTCCGTCAGGAGGGATCGCGGGGCCGGCGCAATCGAGCGATCGGCTCCCCTCCGTGAGACGTACCCGTACCCGATCGCCGAGCGAGAGGCGGCAGAACAGCGTCTCGAGCTGATGGAAGCCGCTGGCTTCCCGGGCCAGCACCCGGAGGAAGAGGTTGACCTTGGCCTGCGCGACGACTTCGGCGCTGCGCATCAGGGGATCTCTCGATCAGGCGGGGGCGCCGGCCTTCGTCGTCCCCCCAGCGGCCTGCTGCCCCAACTCACCGAACTTCATCCCCAGTCGGGCGAAGTAGAACAGGCCGATCAGGGTGATGGGAAGGAAGGCGAGGAGGTGAAAGCCAAGGGCCCACGAGACGGCCAGGTCGCTCTTCACATTGTAGAGCGTGAGGCCGGCCAGTGCCGCCGCCTCGAAGACTCCGAAGAAGCCGGGCGACGACGGAATGGCGACCGAGATCGCAATGACCCCCATCAGGAAGAGCGCGGCCGTGTACGGCGCCTCGATCCCGACGGCGAGAAATCCGATCCAGAACGACAGCCCGTTGACGAGCCACATCACGATGGCCCACCCGAGGACCTTGGCGAAGCGAACCGGTGACCGTAGCGCGCCCAGTCCCGACATGAACGATTCGAGCAAGCGCCGGCCGCGATCGACGAAGCGAGGGGCGATTCGACCCACCACGCCATCCCAGATGCGCACCACCAGCGAGGGAAACATCGCCATCGCGACGACGCCGGCCAGGGCGCCGACGGCCAGAAGGCCGGTCCCCATTGCGACCCGATTGATTGGCTGGCCGCCGATGGTGGTCTCGGGCGGGAAGTCGGAGAAGATCATCGCCGTGACCAGCAGGATCACGACGGTGACGGCGTCGAAGATGCGATCGACCGCGAGGGAGGCGAAGGCGGCCGCGAAGTTCACGCGGGGCTCCTCGCGCGTGAGCGCGTAGGCGCGCGCCAGTTCACCGGCCCGCGCCGGGAAGACGTTGTTCACCATCATCCCGACCGCCGTGGAGCGCCAGAGCGCCCCGAATGGAATGTCGTGGGCGATGGGCTCCAGGATCACCCGCCAGCGCAGGGCGCGCAGCGGGAAGATCAGCGTGGCGACCGTGGCGGAGAGCAGGAACAGTGGGAGGCTCGACTGGCGGAGGACTCCCCAGACCTGGGCGAACGACACCTCGCGCATGGTCCACACCAGAAAAGCAGCGCTCAGCACAAAGCCGAGCGCGCCGCGCCAGCCGATTTTCATCCGTGATTACTCCGCCTGCGCGAGGTCGAGGAGATCGAAGATCTCTTGAAGGGTCGCGTCGTCGGTCGTGCCGCGCTGGCGCATGGCATCCCGCACCTCGATGGCGCGGGCGATGGCCGCCGGTCCGCGGTACAACAGCGATTCGATAGGGACGACGACTTCGTCCTCCTCCAGACGAGCGGGCTCGCTCAGCGGTTCATCATCGAGCGAGCTGAAGCCGGCGATCCCCACCTGCAACAGGTCCTGCAGCTCCCGGCCGGTCGGCGTCGGCGGAGGGCGTCGGCCGCCGATCGCACCCTGGGGACTGGGCGCCGTGGGGGGCGTCGCGCCCGCGAGAGGTGGCTGCGCCGGTCTGGCGAGCGGTGCCGCAACCGGCGCCGCCGGCGCCGCAGGAACGGGCGGGGCGACCCTCGGCGCCGGCAGCACAGGAGGGGCGAACGCGGCGGCCGGGGGAACGGCGGGGGCGCCGATAAACGGGGCGCTCGCGGCCGGCGGCACCACGGGCGACGGAACGCCCAGGGGCGCCGGTGTGGGGACCGGTCGCTCCTCGACCACGCGGTGCGGCTGGATGACCGGCGACATCACCGGCGTGTTGCGTCGCGAGCGCTCCAGCACCGCCAGCCGCCGTTCGATCTCCTCGATCGAGTCGCCAGGGGCGAGCAGCAGCAGGGCACCGGCCTCGATCGCTTCGAGCGGTGACGGGGCGAGCAGGTCGATCTCGCGCGCCGTCTCGCCGAAGAAGGCGGCCACCTGGTGCACGTCGAACGACCCGGCCACGGACTCCATGTCGAGCAGGGCGCCGCGCAGCCCACGCTCGGCGCGCTCGCGCCCGGCGAGGTCGTGCACCTGGCGGGCGTCATTGACGAGGCGCCGCAGGTGCTCCGCCCGCGAGGTCACCTCGGCGCGGAAGCGCTGCATGCGCGTGCTGGGCGGCGCCGCGGCGCGCTGGAGCACGTGCGGGCCTGCGTCGGCATAGTACAGTTCGTCGATGGCCACCACGCGCTCGCCTTCGGCGACCGGGGCCGGCACTTCGAGCGCCGTCACGGCGCGGGCGAAGCGGGCGACCATCGGTTCGTCGGGGGCGGTGTCGCCGCCGTCGCGCAGTCGTGCGGAGGTCTGGCGCAGGACGTCGGCGGCCGAGCGGAAGAGCTCGATCTCGCCCTCGGCGAGCGGCGCGTCGGGCATCAGGGCGCGCGCCGTGCGATCGATGGCGTCGGCGACGTCGGCCAAGGGGGGGAAGTCGCCGATGCCGGCGATCCCGCGCATGGTTCGGGCGCGCGTGAGCGCGTCGTCGAGGGCGCGCTTGTGTCGCGGGTTGGCGACGAAGGCGTCGAGCTCGGCGGCGATGGCCGACGATTGCAGGGCGATGAAGACCGGGGCGGTGGCGGCCGCATCCGGGGCGGCGGATCGGCGCTCTTCGTTAGGCAGGCATCGCTGGAGGTCGGCGAGGCGTGCGTCGGCGCGCGCGGCCTCGCGTTCGCCCCAGGTGCGCACGCCGCGCACGAGGAATCGCAGGTCGTCGACCGTGAGGCGCAGGACGCGATGCAGGTCGACGGTCCACCGCAGGTCGCCATCGCGCACGCCATGGGCGAGCTGTTCGATGAGGCTGGCGATCTGCTCGATGGGCGCGACCTTGGCCATCGACGACGCGCCGCGCAGGGCGCGCGCCGTCGCGATGAAGGCGTTGCCGTCGGGGGGGGCACCGGTGCCGGCGACGAGTTGATCGAGCGCGTCGAGGTACTCGGTCGCTTCGACGAGATAGAACTCCAGGAGTTCCGGCGATCCGGTCATTCGCGAGTCAGGTGGTTGGCGCGAGGGGAAGTTAGGGATGCGTCCCCGTCGCGGGCTAGGTGTGCAACGTGGCGCGCGCGCGATCCATGGCGGCGCGCATCTCGCGCACGGCGGCGGCGATGCCCACGAAGACGGCGCGACTCACGATGGTGTGCCCGATGTTGAGCTCCTCGATTTCGGGGATTGCCGCGATCGGGGTGACGTTGCGCACGGTGAGTCCGTGACCGGCGTGCACGTGCAACCCGAGCGAGTGGGCCAGCGCGGCCGCACGAGCGAGCGCCCCGAGATGTACGGGGTCGTTCGGGTGATGTGCGTAGCTCCCGGTGTGCAGCTCGATCGCGTCGGCGCCGAGTTCGCGCGAGCGCTTGACGGCGGCAGAGACGGGATCGATGAAGAGCGACGACCGGATGCCGGCGGCGCGCATGCGGGCCATGGCCCGTTCGAGGGCGGTGGGATCGTGCGAGACGTCGAGCCCTCCCTCGGTGGTGATCTCCTCGCGACGCTCGGGGACGAAGGTGACCTGAAAGGGGCGCAGCCGCTCGGCGATGGCGAGCATCTCGTCGGTGCAGGCCATCTCGAGGTTGAAGACGGTCTTCACGGAGGTCGAGAGGCGCTCGACGTCGTCGTCCTGGATGTGTCGACGGTCTTCGCGCAGGTGCGCGGTAATGCCATCGGCGCCGGCGGCCTCACAGGCGAGTGCCGCCGCGACCGGATCGGGTTCGTCGGTGCGTCGCGCCTGACGAATGGTGGCCACGTGATCGATGTTGATATAGAGCCGCTGATGGGGCGAAACAGTCGTGGTCATGTGGGAACGCCTCCTGTCTGTGCGGGTACGCCCCCGGCGGCACCGTTGCTCGGCGCCCGGTGCCGGGTTACGTTCGCTCGCAATCTCGCCTGGAGAATCGCGTGAAGAAGTGGATCGTGCTGGTTCCGCTCGTGCTGGCGGCGTGTGGACGCAAGCCGGCGCCCGGCGTCGCGCTCACCGGCGCCGCTGCCCCGCGTCTGGCGGTAGAGTCGTTTCTCGCGGCGGTCAAGTCGCAGGACTTGCAGGCGATGTCGGTCGTGTGGGGGACCAGCAAGGGGCCCGCGCGCGACCAGCTCGAGCGTTCGGAACTCGAGAAGCGCGAGATCATCATGCAGGGGTGCTACGACCACGATCGATACAAGGTTGTGGAAGAGGGACCGGCGCCCGATGGCGAGCGCCTCGTACGCGTCGAGATCACGCGCGGAAAGAAGACCGCCACGCCGGCGTTCTCCGTGGTGAAGGGGCCCTCGGATCGCTGGTACGTGCGCGATGCGGGGATCACCGCCATGAAGGACTTCTGCAAGCGCTAGAGTCGTCGCGAGAGCGCGCGGAACCCTTTCCGCCGTCGCTAGGTTAGTACTCGGACAATTCGACCAGTACACCGGCCGTTGCCGACGGGTGCAGGAAGGCGATGCGCTTGCCTTCTGCGCCGAGACGCGGGGATTCGTCGATGAGGCGGATCCCGGCTTCACGACAGCGAGCCAACGTTCCGTCGAGGTCGTCCACGTTGAAGCAGATGTGGTGAATGCCCGGGCCGCGCTTGGCGACGTACTTGCCAATCGGTGACTCCGGCGATTGGGCCTCGAGGAGTTCGACGAGCGATTCTCCGGCGACGAGTCCCGCGATGCGGGCGCCGTCGGCATCATCGAGCGGCGTCTCGGGCAAACCGAGGACGTCGCGGTAGAACGGGACGATCTCCTCGAGCGAGCGGACGGCAACGCCGATGTGGGCGATGCGCGTCCCGCGCCGGGATGGGTCGGATGATGGCAGCTGTGACATCAGGAGTCGGCGCTCCGGAATGGGTCGGTGCGCGCGCAAGTTAATCTGAGCGTCGATGGGGTGAATCCCCACGTGGAGGAATGCACGATGTCGAACACGATGGCGGTGACGGACGCGAACTTCGCCAGTGAGATCGAGCAGGCGAGTGGGCTGGCGGTCGTGGACTTCTGGGCCGAATGGTGCGGGCCGTGCCGTATGGTAGGCCCCATCGTCGACCAACTCGCCGCCGAGTACGCCGGAAAGGCGAAGGTCACGAAGCTCGATGTGGACAGCAACCAGAAGACGGCGATGAAGTACAACGTGCGCTCGATCCCGACGATCCTGTTCTTCAAGGACGGCAAGGTGGTCGACACGGTCATCGGCTTCGCGCCCAAGCCGGCGCTCGAGCAGAAGTTCAAGCAGCACTCGGCGAACTGAACGCGCTCGCGCGCGGCGGCTTCTCTTCGCGTCGGCCGGGGGGCACTCGCCCTCCGGCCGACGTCGTCTTGAGGCGGGTCGCTTCCCCCGCAGGTGAGGGTCGCGGGGGGGCATCTCGCGGTCGTATTCTTGGGGGGTGACCACGACACCTCCCGCTGCTGTCGCGCCCGACCTCTCCGGCGACGCTCCGCCTTCGACCGCGGGGACGCTCTACGTCGTCGCCACGCCGATCGGGAACCTGGGCGACATCACGTATCGCGCGGTCGAGACGCTGGGGCGCGTGTCGGTGATCCTGTGTGAGGACACGCGGCATTCCCGTGGGCTGCTCGACCACTACGGCATCACCACGCCGGTCGCATCGCTGCACGAGCATAACGAGGCGCGCGAGACGCCGCGCTTGCTCCGACGGCTGGGGGACGGGGAGTCGATGGCCCTGATCTCCGATGCCGGAACGCCGTTGGTGTCGGATCCCGGGGCTCGGCTCGTGCACGCCGCCGTCGAGGCCGGAGTTCCCGTCGTGCCGGTGCCGGGGCCCTCGGCGCTCATCACGGCGCTCAGCGCCGCTGGCCTGCCGACCGATGCCTTCACCTTTCTCGGCTTTCTCGCCCGCAAGGGGAAGGAGCGCGCGTCCCAACTCGAGTTGCTCAGCACCCTGCCGCACACAGGCGTAGTGTACGAGGCGCCCAATCGTGTGGGCGATACGCTGGAGGAGCTGGCACAGGTGATGGGGGGCGCGGCGAGTGCGCGACGCGCCGTGCTCGCGCGCGAGCTCACGAAGAAGTTCGAGGAGTTTCGCCGGGGGAGCGTGGTCGAGCTCGCGGCCGGCGCGCGCGAGCGACCACCGCGCGGCGAAGTCGTGCTGCTCATCGAAGGGTGCGGCGCGGTGGTCGTCGACGAAGCGGCGCTGCGCGACGCGGCGCAGGCGCTGCGTCGCGAGGGGGCCACCACGAAGGAAATCGTTCGCTCGCTCGTGGACCGGTTCGGCGCCGCGCGCAATCTGGCCTATCGTGTAGCACAGGACGCATGATCTCTCGTCGCCGCGTGGCTTTCCCCGCTCGCCTCCCCAGACTGGCTCTCGTGCTCCCTCGCCTGCTGTCTCGTCCGATGTCCCGCCCGCTCTCGCGTCTGCTGCGCTGTGGCCGAGTGGTCGCGCCGGTCCTCCTCCTGTCCCTCGCGGGCTTCGCACCGTCCTCGGCCACGCGGCTGGGGATTGCCCGCCTGCAGTATGATGGAGGGGGAGACTGGTATGCGAATCCGTCGAGCCTTCCCAACCTGTTGAAGGCGATCAACGAGCGCACGACGCTGCGTGTGGAGCCGACCGAGGGGCGTGTGACGCTGGCCGACGACCGGCTGTACGATTTCGCCTTCCTGCACATGACCGGTCACGGCACGGTGAAGTTCTCCGACCAGGACGTGACTCGGCTGCGGGAGTGGCTGCTGCGCGGCGGCTTCCTGCACGTGGACGACAACTACGGGCTCGACGAGAGCTTCCGGAAGGAGATTGCCCGCGTCTTTCCCGACCGTCCGCTGGTGGACGTTCCACTCTCGCACCCCATCTATCGCGTGGTGTATGACTTTCCGCGGGGGGTCCCCAAGGTGCACGAGCACGATGGCAAGCCGGCTCGAGGATACGGGATCTTCATCGGGGAGCGACTTGCGGTGTACTACACCAGCGAGAGCGACCTCGGGAACGGGTGGGAAGACGTGGGGACCTACAATGATCCACCGGCGCTGCACGAGACGGCGCTTCGCATGGGCGTGAATCTCTTCGTGTACGCGATCACCAGCCGGCCGGTCTCATGACGCTTCTCGAATTGGTGGAGCGCGAACGCCGAGGCGTCGCGCGGCAGTTGACGGCGGGGGGCGTGGCGCTGGTCGTGGCGGGCGCGGTGCTCGTCCTGCTTGCGGCCACGCTGGCGTTAGGCGACAGCCGTTGGCTGGCATTGCCGCGCATCACGCCGTTTGTCGGCTGGGCGGTGGCGCTCGGGGCGGCGGCACTGCTGGCGCGCTGGGTGCGCGGGCGGCTGACCGACGAGACGTCGGTGACCCGCATCGCCCATGCGGTGGAGCAGGAGCGACAGCTGCGCGCCGGCTCGGTGCGCGGGGCGCTGGAGGTGGCGGACGCCGGCGTGCTCGGTCGCCTCAACGCGGAGCAGGTGGCAGGGCGGTTGGCGGCGTTCGGGCCGCCGGCGCTGGCGCCGGGGCTGCGCAAGCAGGTCGCGCGCCGTGCGATGGGGGCACTGGGCGTTGCCGCGGTCGGGCTGCTGGCCCTCGTCTCGGCGGCGTCGGCGGCCCCGGATGGGTGGCGTGCGTTGTGGCACCCCGTCCGGGCGTGGAACGGCACCCTGCTGGGCGGGGTGACGCTGAGCGAGGCGCCGCGTTCGGTGCTGCGCGGCGAGAAGGTGCGGCTGACGGTCCGGGCTCCGGGGCGACGCCTGGTCACGGTGGCGCAGCGCGTGACGGGGAGTTCGTGGCGTTCCAGTGCCGTGGCGCTCATCGGCGACTCGGCCGTGGTGACGCTCGGCCCGCTCGACGCGGACCTGGCGCTGTATGCCACCGACGGGCGGAGCACGAGCGACACCATGGCGGTGCGCGTGGTCGATCGCCCGTTCATCGGCGACGTGACGATCAAGGCGGTGTATCCCGCCTACCTGGCCCGCAAGGCGGAGGCGATCGCGTTAGGCGAGCTGGTGCGGATTCCGCGCGGGACGGTCCTGGAGATCGACGGGCATTCGTCGACGGAGCTGTCGACCGTGACGTTGGCGGGGACGGGACTGCGCGCGTCGCTGGAGGTGTCGGACCGCAGCTTCCGCGGCCGCCTGCAGCCGACGGTTGGCGGGACGTTCGCCTGGGCCGCCACCGGGCGGAACGGGGCCATCGAGGACCTGCCGCCCGCCCTCCAGCTGGAGGTGCAGGCCGACTCGGCGCCGCGCGTGGAGATCCTGTCGCCGGGGCGCGATACGCTGGTGCTGGTGCGCGACACGATCGGGGTGTCGGTGCTCGCCACCGACGACCACGGGTTGTCGACGGCGTCGCTGCGGGTCACGATCGTCAATGCCCGCGGCGAGGTGCGTTCATCGGTGACGCGGGCGTTAGGCAAGGCCGAAGGGGAGCAATTCCAGGGGCAGCTGTCGCTCTCGATGTCGGCGCTGACCCCCGGCGACGCCATGAAGCTGGTCGCGGTCGCCACCGATGGGTCGCCGTGGCGGCAGGCCGGCGAGAGCCCGGAGATCACGCTGCGCCTCCCGAGCGTGAGCGAGCAGCGCGAGGCGATGCGCAATGCCGCCGACTCGGCGGTCGCGCAGGCGCAGGCCACGGCCAACGCGCAGAAGCAGCTCAACCAGCGGACCGCCGACGCCGCCAAGGCGCGGCAGCGCGAGCCGCAGAAGGGCAGCAAGGACGCCATGTCGTACGAGGCGGCCGAGCAGGCCAAGCAGTTCGCCAAGGAGCAGCGGCAGCTGGCGGACCGCATGCAGCAGATGCAGCAGATGGCGAAGAACATGGAGCAGCAGCTCAAGCAGGCCGGGGCGCTGGACAGCGCGCTGCAGGACCGGTTGCGCGAGGCGCAGAAGCTGCTGCGCGATGCCCTGACGCCCGAGCTGCAGGAGAAGCTCCGCAAGCTCGAGCAGGCGTCGCAGAACATGTCGCCTGACGAGTCGCGCAAGGCGCTGCAGGACCTGGCCGACCAGCAGCGCAAGTTGCGCGAGCAGCTGGAGAAGAGCGTGGAGATGCTCAAGCGCGCCGCGCTCGAGGGGCAGATGCAGACGCTCAAGGACGAGGCGAAGGACCTGGCCAAGAAGCAGCGCGAGCTGGTCGATTCGATGCGCACGGCCGACCAGCAGCAGGAGAAGCGCGCCGCCGAGCAGCTCGCCAAGGAGCTCTCCGACCGGGCGAAGAACCTGCAGGAGGACGTGAAGCAGCTGCAGGAGCGCCTGAAGAAGGAGAAGGCCGAGGCGGGGGCCGATCGGGTGCAGGAGGCCAACGACAAGATCGACGAGTCGCTGGAGAAGCTGCAGCAGGCCATGCGCGAGCAGGGGCAGAAGCAGCAGGGGCAGCCCGGCGAGAAGCAGGAGGGGCAGCCCGGCCAGCCGCAGGCAGGGGAGAAGCAGGGACAGCAGGGGCAACAGGGGCAGAAGCAGTCCGGCGAGAAGCAGCCCGGCGGGGAGAAGCAGCCGGGGGGCGAGAAGCAGCAAGGGGGCGAGAAGCAGCAGGGGCAATCCGCCCAGCAGGGACAGCAGGGGCAGTCGTCCAACGATCCCAAGCAGCAGGGGCAGAGCCAGCAGCAGGGGCAGGGACAGAAGGGCGGACAGGCGGGCCAGCAGCAGGGCAACGAGGCGTCGGCCGAGCAGGCGGCGAAGGCGATGGAAGACGCCGCCAACGAGCTCGGGAAGGCGCGCGAGCAGCAGGTGGGGGAGTGGAAGAAGGAGCTCACCGGCGAGATGGATCGCTCGATCCAGGAGATGTTGCAGCTGGCGCGGGAGCAGGACAACCTGGAGCAGCAGGCGCGCAGCGGCACGTCGCCGTCCGACCTGCGGGCGCAGCAGAGCGCCCTGCAGCAGGGCGTGGACAAGACGATGCAGCGGCTGCAGCAGGCGGCGACCAAGTCGAACCTGTTGTCGCAGCGGTCGCTGCGCATGATGACGGATGCCCGCCGCAAGGTGGAGGAGGCGACGGCGCAGACGCAGCGCGCGCAGACCGGCCAGCAAATGGCGAGCGCGATGCGCGAGGCCGGGGAGTCGCTCAACCAGGCGGGGGCGTCGTTGGTGCGCGATCGCGAGCGCACGCAGAACAGCGAGTCGTCTACCGGCTTTGCCGAGATGCTCGAGCAGCTGCAACAGATGAGCAAGGCGCAGCAGGCGCTCAACTCGGCGGCGCAGGACCTCATGCCCAAGCCCGGCAGCAAGATGGACGGGCAGGGGCAGAATGCGGCGCGCGAACTGGCCAAGCAGCAGCGCGAGGTGGCGGCCAAGCTCGAGGAGCAGGGCGATCG of Gemmatimonadota bacterium contains these proteins:
- a CDS encoding pyridoxine 5'-phosphate synthase; the protein is MTTTVSPHQRLYINIDHVATIRQARRTDEPDPVAAALACEAAGADGITAHLREDRRHIQDDDVERLSTSVKTVFNLEMACTDEMLAIAERLRPFQVTFVPERREEITTEGGLDVSHDPTALERAMARMRAAGIRSSLFIDPVSAAVKRSRELGADAIELHTGSYAHHPNDPVHLGALARAAALAHSLGLHVHAGHGLTVRNVTPIAAIPEIEELNIGHTIVSRAVFVGIAAAVREMRAAMDRARATLHT
- a CDS encoding 50S ribosomal protein L25/general stress protein Ctc translates to MATASLSASARTGTGKGVARSLRRDGRVPAVIYGHARASQALSVDARELSRLLDRVSAETTVIELAVDGTMSRTLIRDIQRHPVKRAIIHVDFQELVAGELVTVNIPIVITGTSIGVRLSAGILTQVTQELECRVDPANIPSRIEVDVTNINVGGSVHVSDLTIPAGVEVLNGGGDTVLTVSASKASDEGTAATGEATGAEPELIRKAKADEEAEAKK
- a CDS encoding aminoacyl-tRNA hydrolase — encoded protein: MKIIVGLGNPGRKYDGTRHNVGWWALDHLADVWRFAPWRQEGDALVADGLIGDARVRLIKPQTYMNLSGVALRPYLRRLEFSGLHHLLVLVDEVAIPIGTLRLRAAGSAGGHNGLKSIESTLGTRDYARLRIGIAPADGTPPPGDLADFVLDHFSADERAVITAQLPKIATAVECWVSEGIAKAMNLANAKAALPPAAEDWTKDGKTGRRVTRPAGRGSFPSSGLSWEDA
- a CDS encoding Hpt domain-containing protein; the encoded protein is MTGSPELLEFYLVEATEYLDALDQLVAGTGAPPDGNAFIATARALRGASSMAKVAPIEQIASLIEQLAHGVRDGDLRWTVDLHRVLRLTVDDLRFLVRGVRTWGEREAARADARLADLQRCLPNEERRSAAPDAAATAPVFIALQSSAIAAELDAFVANPRHKRALDDALTRARTMRGIAGIGDFPPLADVADAIDRTARALMPDAPLAEGEIELFRSAADVLRQTSARLRDGGDTAPDEPMVARFARAVTALEVPAPVAEGERVVAIDELYYADAGPHVLQRAAAPPSTRMQRFRAEVTSRAEHLRRLVNDARQVHDLAGRERAERGLRGALLDMESVAGSFDVHQVAAFFGETAREIDLLAPSPLEAIEAGALLLLAPGDSIEEIERRLAVLERSRRNTPVMSPVIQPHRVVEERPVPTPAPLGVPSPVVPPAASAPFIGAPAVPPAAAFAPPVLPAPRVAPPVPAAPAAPVAAPLARPAQPPLAGATPPTAPSPQGAIGGRRPPPTPTGRELQDLLQVGIAGFSSLDDEPLSEPARLEEDEVVVPIESLLYRGPAAIARAIEVRDAMRQRGTTDDATLQEIFDLLDLAQAE
- a CDS encoding ribose-phosphate pyrophosphokinase, translating into MDHLPGVLRGFKLISGNANRGLAEEIARNLGVDLARVTTSKFADGEIFVRIDENIRGADVFIVQPTNPPADNIIELLLLMDAVRRASAARITCVMPYYGYSRQDRKDQPRVAIGAKLMANMIEKAGADRVLGLDFHQHQLQGFFDKPVDHLYAAPVLVNHFKKKQLKDLVIVAPDVGSAKMARGFGKRLNATLAIIDKRRPSANVSEVVNVVGDVEGKDCIIPDDMIDTAGTVSEAARALKALGAKDIYVCATHALLSGPAVERLKSAPIAEIVVTDSIALDPSKKFDRLTVLSVGELLAKAIRFTHSEQSVSSLFD
- the ispE gene encoding 4-(cytidine 5'-diphospho)-2-C-methyl-D-erythritol kinase codes for the protein MRSAEVVAQAKVNLFLRVLAREASGFHQLETLFCRLSLGDRVRVRLTEGSRSLDCAGPAIPPDGLGPTEKNLAWRAALAFLEASGWNTGFSIEIDKQIPVGGGLGGGSADAGAVLRALNAMAPAPLPTFHLLRLGSALGADVPFLTQESSPLALAWGRGDRLMPLPPLPERPCLLFAFSTGVATADAYRWLSEEPAEAARAIAYRPEQLSRWADVELMAYNEFERVVLPRHAVIRGVVEGMRHPEIREVFPVTLMSGSGATVFALPAIDERPSDSGGREVAIGIQASESGGEDAQLIETSTAGHVEPVRVDD
- a CDS encoding flippase-like domain-containing protein, encoding MKIGWRGALGFVLSAAFLVWTMREVSFAQVWGVLRQSSLPLFLLSATVATLIFPLRALRWRVILEPIAHDIPFGALWRSTAVGMMVNNVFPARAGELARAYALTREEPRVNFAAAFASLAVDRIFDAVTVVILLVTAMIFSDFPPETTIGGQPINRVAMGTGLLAVGALAGVVAMAMFPSLVVRIWDGVVGRIAPRFVDRGRRLLESFMSGLGALRSPVRFAKVLGWAIVMWLVNGLSFWIGFLAVGIEAPYTAALFLMGVIAISVAIPSSPGFFGVFEAAALAGLTLYNVKSDLAVSWALGFHLLAFLPITLIGLFYFARLGMKFGELGQQAAGGTTKAGAPA